ACTTGAAATCTGAAGCCCTGTCAAAATCGACCTGCTCTCCGGTAAAGGCAACATCTTTGTTAAGTTGAACTCCCTCATCAAAATTAAACTGGAATCCCTCAAAACCCGGTTTTTCAATTGTCTTTGGCGCATCAAGCCTGTCAAATGAGTTGACCACAAGAATTTTTCGGGATCTGTTTTTCCCTATACCTGCAGCAAGAATTTCTGAAGGAAAACTTTCCCCGCCACTGTTGACGGCACATACCTTGTAACTGACAACCTGACCAACCGGGATCTGCTGGTCCACGAATTGTGGTTCATAAGTAAACCTGCCATTGTCAAATCCACCGTTACCCGTTCTGCGGTAAACTACATATCCTGTCGGTGTTGCAGTTGGTTCAAGCGGATCTTCCACCGGTTTCCAGCTCAACTTCACATCTTCACCGTCAGGTATAGCTGAAAAATTATTGACGGGAAGTGGTTGAACAGCAAATCGGCCTGAATTTGATGAGCTGATAAACCTTAACATTCCTTTATAAATCGCTCTGGCGACCGCAAACTTGAATGAAGGCTGCCAGAAAAATTTCATTTCTGCAAAATTCTGATGTGACAGAAGTTCGAGAAGAATACCGGGTACATTTCCTCTTACTGCCTCCGCATAGTTGGCATCCATAAGCTCTCTGCGAGTCCACTTCCGGTCAAACAGCAATTTAATGTCATCAACAATCTGACTTTGCACAATATCTGCCAGGTCGCGGTTTGCCATCCTCGATCTTCCACCGGGGAAATATGTCGTATCCATCCCTACGGAACTGTAAATCATCAGGGTGCCAACAACCGAGTCACCTCCGAGAACACCCGCATCGGTATGCCAGGCAAGAGACAAATCAACAGGTATTTTTAATCCCTCTTCGTTCCGGTTTTTGTTTGGTCCCGCAGGACTTCCGTTAAGCCAGTTGACATATTCACTTCTGGCTCTGTAATCATCGGTATAATCATCAATGTTCTTGTGGAGATTATACACGAGTGTATCGTTCACACCGAGGTACTGAAGATAATACCTCGCAGCCTCAGCAAATTTGGGTCTGCCACTAGTTTTTCCATTCCTTTTAATGACTCCCGTTCCGCCACCAAACCGTACTGCATCGGAAGTTACTACACCTTTGTTGTTGCTCTTGTCAGAAACTTTTACGCACGCACCGCTTTTGTCTCTCCCCTGCCTAAATTTGAATGTGCCCAGATAAATCCAGGTTCCCCATCCTGCAGTCTGGTTGACTTTAAAGGAAGTGCTGCCTCCGGCATGATTGACTGTATATGTGGCATCCGAAACATTTTTGCCGTCAGAATCTTTTCCATAAGAAACATAAACCGCATATTCACCTGTTTCTGGAATTGACGGTACATAATACAGGGGCTTTGATTCTTCATTTTTTGCCTCTGTTCTTAGATAACTCCCAAGGCTGAATGGATTAACATTAGCTTCGTATCCCTCCTTTTGAAAGAGAAATCCCTTGCCGGTCTTTTCCCATTCAGAACTGTTTTCAATGATTAAATCACCGGTGCCGCCATCAGCATCAACCACCACTTCATTTGTCTGGATATCCCGTTCACGCGGTAAAAAGACTCCCGCACCGGCATTCTCAAGCATCGGAACAAGATACGGTATCACTATGGAAGTTGTAAGCAGGTCTTCCACAGTCCCCCAAAGCCTTGCCCTCTGCCACTGCCAGCGATCATCTTCATGGCTGTAGTACCACCCGTGTGAGTTCCAGACTACAACATTTCTTCCAAGGAGTCCATTCTCAATTTCAAATGGTCGGTTGAGATTTGTAACGAGTCGAAATGGTGCCCGCTCAGCAGGCAGTCTGCTTTTATCAATGTCACTTTTCAGTCTGTAATAATTCGGCACCATCTCCTTTAGTTCAAAAGGACCGAGATATATCTTCAAACCCTTCTTTGCATATCCGTTGGCATCCTTAAAGTCCATAAACGACTTTGTCATGGATGCTATATTTTCCTCCCTTATCACTTTTCCGGAAGAACGGCGATTGAGACCAATTACCAGCTCACCGGCTGCTGTGATGTAAACTGTATCCACCTTTGCCGCTGCAGGTAAATTATATTTGGCAAAATCCTTCTTCAATTCGGCAGCAAGTTTTTTTCTAAATTCAGCAACTCCATTGTTACCCTGATTTTGTGCTCTCAAAGGTAGAATTAAAAACAACAGGAGAGAAAAAACTATAATTTTTACACATTTCATTTATATCGGCTCGTTTTATATTTAAGAACTCAATTTTCAAAATTTAATCACCAAAACTTACAAAAACCCTGATGAAGAAAAACAAAAACCTCGCCATTTTTTTATTTTTTGCTGCTCTTGTTCAAATCTATGTCATCTACCATTTTTACGAGAAGAGCAAGGAAAATGACAGAAAGGAAATATTTGTCCTCAGATCACAGGCTTTTGAGAAACTGACCACCGGCTACTTCGACTCGGCTGTGAAAATATATTCCAAAATTCTTGATATCGATTCCAAAGACAGTTCTGCCCACCTCTTCAGAGGACTTGCCTATCAGGGACAGAAAAAATATGACGAGGCAATTGCTGACTTTAATGAGGTGTTGTCGGAGGACCCTAACAAAGTTGATGCCATCATTCTCCTCGGAAATCTCTATTCGGAGAAAGGTGATGATAAAAAAGCGATCGAATACTACCTGAGAGCGGAGAAAATTGAACCGGGCAATCCACTTGTTCCTGTTTACAAATCGGCATATTTCCTGAAAATGAAACAACCTGATGCAGCAATTACTGAACTGGAAAAAATTCAAAAGTTAAAACCCGATTTCGAAAGTCTCCAGGCGTTTTTTGGAGAGGCTTATTTTCTGAAAGGTGAATTGGAACCGGCGAAAATATACCTTCAAAATGCCACTCAGATGAGCAGTGCAACATCAAAAACCTGGCTGATGCTTGGAAGTGTGCTTGCGATAAGTGGAGATAAAAAGGGGGGATGTGAGGCGTTTGAAAAAGCAAACCGCAGCAATTCAAAAACTGCTGCGGATTCGCTCAAAAAATATTGTGAATAAGGTGCAGTTACTCTATTTTCTCAAAGCAAACATGAGATTGCTTCTGCCCTGTTCCCAGTAATATCCAATTCCGAATGGCAATGGTTTTACATTGTCTTTTTTGCGGTAAGCATCCTGAAGATCTCTCTGGACTCTTCCTGCAAACATTGGAATAGGTGAAGTGTAGGTTCCGTAGAATCTTCTTTCCCACTTCTTCTCATCGAAATATTTAAGGGGAATACCACTATCTTCCTGAACCATATATTTTGCGTTTTCAACGACAAAATTTCTGATACCGTCGAAACCGCCCTGATGCATCAGATATGAGGCTGCCTTTGCCATCGAAGCGAAAGGTTGCATTTCCTTCACGAAGTTCTGGAAATCGG
This genomic window from Ignavibacteria bacterium contains:
- a CDS encoding xanthan lyase, whose protein sequence is MKCVKIIVFSLLLFLILPLRAQNQGNNGVAEFRKKLAAELKKDFAKYNLPAAAKVDTVYITAAGELVIGLNRRSSGKVIREENIASMTKSFMDFKDANGYAKKGLKIYLGPFELKEMVPNYYRLKSDIDKSRLPAERAPFRLVTNLNRPFEIENGLLGRNVVVWNSHGWYYSHEDDRWQWQRARLWGTVEDLLTTSIVIPYLVPMLENAGAGVFLPRERDIQTNEVVVDADGGTGDLIIENSSEWEKTGKGFLFQKEGYEANVNPFSLGSYLRTEAKNEESKPLYYVPSIPETGEYAVYVSYGKDSDGKNVSDATYTVNHAGGSTSFKVNQTAGWGTWIYLGTFKFRQGRDKSGACVKVSDKSNNKGVVTSDAVRFGGGTGVIKRNGKTSGRPKFAEAARYYLQYLGVNDTLVYNLHKNIDDYTDDYRARSEYVNWLNGSPAGPNKNRNEEGLKIPVDLSLAWHTDAGVLGGDSVVGTLMIYSSVGMDTTYFPGGRSRMANRDLADIVQSQIVDDIKLLFDRKWTRRELMDANYAEAVRGNVPGILLELLSHQNFAEMKFFWQPSFKFAVARAIYKGMLRFISSSNSGRFAVQPLPVNNFSAIPDGEDVKLSWKPVEDPLEPTATPTGYVVYRRTGNGGFDNGRFTYEPQFVDQQIPVGQVVSYKVCAVNSGGESFPSEILAAGIGKNRSRKILVVNSFDRLDAPKTIEKPGFEGFQFNFDEGVQLNKDVAFTGEQVDFDRASDFKSNDAPGFGASKSNMECKVIAGNTFDYPAIHGESILNAGFSFSSSSDESVETGRVDLQGFDLVDIIAGEEKRSEISVGLEPVKSENFRLFTPNMMNLLTAYLAGGKSLFISGSYTGSELETDSMTAKFGSGVLKSKLGTHFASTSGRVFGVSNAGIFTGEKFEFNTIHSDKIYRVEAPEAINPEKEGETLLRYSENTNSAVVGYRGLRKSIVSGFPFETIIVPEQRDKFMKLVLEYLGM
- a CDS encoding tetratricopeptide repeat protein, producing the protein MKKNKNLAIFLFFAALVQIYVIYHFYEKSKENDRKEIFVLRSQAFEKLTTGYFDSAVKIYSKILDIDSKDSSAHLFRGLAYQGQKKYDEAIADFNEVLSEDPNKVDAIILLGNLYSEKGDDKKAIEYYLRAEKIEPGNPLVPVYKSAYFLKMKQPDAAITELEKIQKLKPDFESLQAFFGEAYFLKGELEPAKIYLQNATQMSSATSKTWLMLGSVLAISGDKKGGCEAFEKANRSNSKTAADSLKKYCE